The Salinibaculum sp. SYNS191 genome has a window encoding:
- a CDS encoding complex I subunit 1/NuoH family protein yields the protein MVTLPEQLAGVLPIGGTAGEIIAALIGATIIGSLMLANTAVAGPWAKRKITAAFTDRIAVERIGPFGLLIIVADSVRLLSKELIVPEGVDRPAWDLAPLVLASSALLGYAVIPMGSILGINLQLADPETGLAYVFAIASLASLGLVMAGYSSNNKFSFLGGLRAVAQNLAYEIPLVLTGVSVVIFTGTLQMSEIVAAQQETLFALGPIAIPSWFAFINPFAFVLFVIANLAEIGRNPFDIPEAPTEIVAGYQTEYSSVYFVLIYLGEFLHIFLGGAIIATIFLGGPAGPVLPGFIWFMIKIWAVFLFTQWARSAVPRVRIDQLIQIGWKGMLVLSFANLVLTAVIVGVIV from the coding sequence ATGGTCACGCTCCCCGAACAGCTCGCCGGGGTGCTCCCGATAGGGGGGACCGCCGGCGAGATTATCGCGGCGCTCATCGGGGCGACCATCATCGGGAGCCTCATGCTGGCGAACACGGCCGTCGCCGGCCCGTGGGCCAAGCGGAAGATTACCGCAGCGTTCACCGACCGGATTGCCGTCGAGCGAATCGGCCCGTTCGGTCTGCTCATCATCGTCGCCGACTCCGTCCGTCTGTTGTCGAAGGAACTGATCGTGCCGGAGGGCGTCGACCGCCCGGCCTGGGACCTCGCGCCCCTGGTGCTGGCGTCGTCGGCGCTGCTCGGGTACGCGGTCATCCCGATGGGGTCGATTCTGGGTATCAACCTTCAGCTTGCCGACCCCGAAACCGGCCTGGCGTACGTCTTCGCCATCGCGTCGCTGGCGTCGCTGGGGCTTGTGATGGCGGGATACTCCTCGAACAACAAGTTCTCGTTCCTGGGCGGACTGCGTGCGGTGGCCCAGAACCTCGCCTACGAGATTCCGCTCGTCCTGACGGGCGTGTCCGTCGTCATCTTCACGGGCACGCTGCAGATGAGCGAAATCGTCGCCGCACAGCAGGAGACGCTGTTCGCGCTCGGTCCCATCGCGATTCCCTCGTGGTTCGCGTTCATCAACCCGTTCGCGTTCGTCCTGTTCGTGATCGCGAACCTCGCGGAGATCGGTCGGAACCCCTTCGACATCCCGGAAGCGCCGACTGAGATTGTCGCGGGGTACCAGACCGAGTACTCGTCGGTGTACTTCGTGCTCATCTACCTCGGCGAGTTCCTGCACATCTTCCTCGGCGGTGCCATCATCGCCACCATCTTCCTGGGTGGCCCGGCGGGGCCGGTCCTGCCAGGGTTCATCTGGTTCATGATCAAGATCTGGGCGGTGTTCCTGTTCACGCAGTGGGCCCGCTCGGCAGTCCCCCGGGTTCGCATCGACCAGCTCATCCAGATCGGCTGGAAGGGGATGCTCGTGCTCTCCTTCGCGAACCTGGTGCTGACGGCGGTTATCGTCGGAGTGATCGTCTGA
- a CDS encoding NADH-quinone oxidoreductase subunit D: MSLEEPDRPELEAGVTEDGSVDYDELAELLGDHVIDREEHVNAEAFVIRPDEVEAVLSTLKEEAGFDHLSLVTAQDYQDRYESIYHLTKFDDRTQEISIVVPTSRDDPVSESAAGVFDTANWHEREAYDLVGIEYEGHPDLRRILLPETWQGHPLSMDYNQDKPQIVPLREHANPMEDKTQIPDDPDTMFVNIGPHHPATHGVLHVKTTLDGEQVADIEPDMGYLHRCEEQMCQQSTYRHQIMPYPDRWDYISAGILNEWAYARAAEDLADIDVPEYAQVIRTMSAELCRIAAHLLAVATFALDIYGDFTAIFMYAIRDREVIQNILEDLTGQRLMFNYMRLGGVAWDLPEPREEFFEKTRDFLDELPQRLEEYHNLLTSNELFQMRVVDTGVLPPEEAKSYGATGPVARGSGIDYDLRRDDPYGYYDELDWDVVTDDGCDNFARASVRLREMEQSGRIIEQCVDLLEDWPEEDREIQSNVPRTLKPDPDTEIYRAVEGAKGELGIYIRSDGTDKPARFKIRSPCFCNLQTLPVMSEGEYIPDMIASLGSLDIVLGEVDR; this comes from the coding sequence ATGAGTCTAGAAGAACCCGACCGCCCAGAACTCGAAGCGGGCGTCACGGAGGACGGCTCGGTCGACTACGACGAACTGGCCGAGCTGCTGGGCGACCACGTCATCGACCGCGAGGAACACGTCAACGCCGAGGCCTTCGTCATCCGCCCCGACGAGGTGGAGGCGGTTCTCTCGACGCTCAAAGAGGAGGCCGGCTTCGACCACCTCTCGCTGGTCACCGCACAGGACTATCAGGACCGCTACGAATCTATCTACCACCTGACGAAGTTCGACGACCGGACCCAGGAGATATCCATCGTCGTCCCCACGTCGCGCGACGACCCCGTCAGCGAGTCGGCCGCTGGCGTCTTCGACACCGCGAACTGGCACGAGCGGGAGGCCTACGACCTCGTCGGCATCGAGTACGAGGGCCACCCTGACCTCCGCCGGATTCTGCTCCCGGAGACCTGGCAGGGCCACCCGCTCTCGATGGACTACAATCAGGACAAGCCACAGATTGTCCCCCTGCGGGAGCACGCGAACCCGATGGAGGACAAGACCCAGATTCCGGACGACCCGGACACGATGTTCGTCAACATCGGTCCGCACCACCCGGCGACACACGGCGTCCTCCACGTCAAGACGACGCTGGACGGCGAGCAGGTGGCCGACATCGAGCCGGACATGGGCTACCTGCACCGCTGCGAGGAGCAGATGTGCCAGCAGTCGACCTACCGCCACCAGATAATGCCCTACCCCGACCGGTGGGACTACATCTCGGCCGGCATCCTCAACGAGTGGGCCTACGCCCGCGCGGCCGAGGACCTCGCGGACATCGACGTCCCCGAGTACGCGCAGGTCATCCGGACGATGTCCGCGGAGCTGTGTCGCATCGCCGCGCACCTGCTGGCGGTTGCGACCTTCGCGCTGGACATCTACGGCGACTTCACGGCCATCTTCATGTACGCCATCCGCGACCGCGAGGTCATCCAGAACATCCTGGAGGACCTGACCGGGCAGCGGCTGATGTTCAACTACATGCGCCTGGGTGGCGTCGCGTGGGACCTGCCCGAGCCCCGCGAGGAGTTCTTCGAGAAGACCCGCGACTTCCTCGACGAACTGCCACAGCGCCTGGAGGAGTACCACAACCTCCTGACCTCGAACGAACTGTTCCAGATGCGCGTCGTCGACACCGGCGTCCTCCCCCCGGAGGAGGCGAAGAGCTACGGCGCGACCGGACCGGTCGCCCGCGGCTCCGGCATCGACTACGACCTGCGCCGCGACGACCCGTACGGCTACTACGACGAACTCGACTGGGACGTCGTCACGGACGACGGCTGCGACAACTTCGCGCGTGCCTCGGTCCGCCTGCGCGAGATGGAGCAGTCCGGCCGCATCATCGAACAGTGTGTCGACCTGCTGGAGGACTGGCCGGAGGAGGACCGCGAGATACAGTCCAACGTCCCCCGGACGCTCAAGCCGGACCCCGACACCGAAATCTACCGCGCCGTCGAGGGTGCGAAGGGCGAACTCGGCATCTACATCCGCTCGGACGGGACGGACAAGCCTGCACGATTCAAGATTCGCAGCCCGTGCTTCTGTAACCTCCAGACCCTGCCGGTCATGTCCGAGGGCGAGTACATCCCCGACATGATCGCCTCCCTCGGCAGCCTGGACATCGTCCTCGGGGAGGTGGACCGCTGA
- a CDS encoding NADH-quinone oxidoreductase subunit B — MSKEKELHDTLAQAQSTQEARMGEGVDNRFNSKLRQAFGHTPFILTKFDKFMNWVRGSSMFMLLFGIACCSIEMMHTYAVKHDLDRFGAGVPRASPRQADVIIVPGTIVSKFAPRMQRVYDQMAEPKFVVSMGSCTISGGPFQEGYNVIKGAEEVIPVDIHVPGCPPRPEALIYGIAKLQERVANGETSPVTVKPYELEQFGDLEQDELVEKLTDDIDEDDLVMRYNWVDSP, encoded by the coding sequence ATGAGTAAAGAAAAAGAGCTACACGACACGCTTGCACAGGCACAGTCGACGCAGGAGGCCCGGATGGGCGAGGGCGTCGATAACCGATTCAACTCGAAGCTCCGGCAGGCATTCGGGCACACCCCCTTCATCCTCACCAAGTTCGACAAGTTCATGAACTGGGTGCGGGGGTCCTCGATGTTCATGCTGCTGTTCGGTATCGCCTGCTGTTCTATCGAGATGATGCACACGTACGCGGTCAAACACGACCTCGACCGGTTCGGCGCGGGGGTCCCACGCGCCTCGCCGCGACAGGCGGACGTCATCATCGTCCCGGGGACTATCGTCTCCAAGTTCGCTCCCCGGATGCAGCGGGTCTACGACCAGATGGCCGAGCCGAAGTTCGTCGTCTCGATGGGGTCGTGTACCATCTCCGGCGGCCCGTTCCAGGAGGGGTACAACGTCATCAAGGGAGCCGAGGAGGTCATCCCGGTGGACATCCACGTCCCCGGTTGCCCGCCCCGCCCCGAGGCGCTCATCTACGGCATCGCGAAACTGCAGGAGCGCGTCGCAAACGGCGAGACGTCGCCGGTGACGGTCAAGCCCTACGAACTCGAACAGTTCGGCGACCTCGAACAGGACGAACTCGTCGAGAAACTCACCGACGACATCGACGAGGACGACCTCGTCATGCGGTACAACTGGGTTGATTCGCCATGA
- a CDS encoding NADH-quinone oxidoreductase subunit A encodes MANAWIAIGALALVAVAIPVVMMVASALLRPSVPEQGKRATYESGEVPTGSSRAIRFNIQYYMVALLFVVFDIETVLIFPWTVVYQDAINQVGLWRALGPMLLFVGILVVGLVWAWRKGAVEWVRSPRADRQRVEQQS; translated from the coding sequence ATGGCAAACGCATGGATAGCCATCGGGGCACTGGCGCTCGTGGCCGTCGCCATCCCGGTCGTGATGATGGTGGCATCGGCGCTGTTGCGGCCCAGCGTACCCGAACAGGGGAAACGTGCCACCTACGAGAGTGGGGAGGTCCCGACGGGGAGCAGCCGCGCGATTCGGTTCAACATCCAGTACTACATGGTCGCGCTGCTGTTCGTCGTCTTCGACATCGAGACCGTCCTCATCTTCCCGTGGACCGTCGTCTACCAGGACGCAATCAACCAGGTCGGCCTCTGGCGCGCGCTCGGGCCGATGCTGCTGTTCGTCGGCATCCTGGTCGTCGGCCTCGTCTGGGCGTGGCGCAAGGGCGCAGTCGAGTGGGTGCGGAGTCCCCGGGCTGATAGACAGCGCGTAGAGCAACAATCATGA
- a CDS encoding AIR carboxylase family protein, with protein MNDQLQSLIDELETQADEDRPAADTPDVGVVMGSDSDLDVMAGSEEGRPGAYDAFKEHLGFAEQTDYENPPEERFTFETFVVSAHRTPELMYAYGETAVDRGIEVIIAGAGGKSADLPNMTASIAYPLPVIGVPVQEKSVDSVIGMPQGAPLTAVDAGKSFNAALSAAQILSCQHEELRERLVAYHDDLQTGVAEVSRALHELGTPGFRENYE; from the coding sequence ATGAACGACCAGTTGCAGTCGCTCATCGACGAACTGGAGACACAGGCCGACGAGGACCGCCCGGCCGCCGACACGCCGGACGTGGGCGTCGTCATGGGTTCGGACTCGGACCTCGACGTGATGGCCGGCTCCGAGGAGGGGCGGCCTGGGGCCTACGACGCCTTCAAGGAGCATCTCGGGTTCGCCGAGCAGACCGACTACGAGAACCCGCCCGAGGAGCGGTTCACTTTCGAGACGTTCGTGGTCTCGGCCCACAGGACGCCGGAACTGATGTACGCCTACGGCGAGACGGCTGTGGACCGCGGCATCGAGGTCATCATCGCGGGCGCGGGCGGCAAGTCGGCGGACCTGCCGAACATGACCGCCTCCATCGCCTATCCGCTGCCGGTCATCGGCGTCCCCGTCCAGGAGAAGTCCGTCGACTCCGTCATCGGCATGCCACAGGGGGCACCGCTCACGGCCGTCGACGCGGGAAAGTCGTTCAACGCGGCGCTGTCGGCCGCACAGATTCTCTCCTGCCAGCACGAGGAGCTCCGCGAGCGACTGGTGGCCTACCACGACGACCTCCAGACGGGCGTCGCGGAGGTATCGCGCGCACTCCACGAACTCGGCACCCCCGGCTTCCGCGAGAACTACGAGTGA
- a CDS encoding 5-(carboxyamino)imidazole ribonucleotide synthase: MTRSAPGTTLGVVGGGQLGRMLAEAAAPLGIDLVVSDPTPDAPASPVAREQVVGDFDDPETIRAVAERSDYLTFEIELADPDAMERIAAETDTPVHPHPETLRTIQDKFVQKERLSEAGVPVPAYRAVDSVADLREALDDLGYPAMLKAREGGYDGRGNVPVESPDDVDAAFDAIEGPAMVEEFVDYARELAVIGCVGDGERDTFPVTETIHREEILRESVAPARTDEGVRERAREVALDVLDAMDGRGVYGIELFETTGGEILLNEIAPRPHNSGHWTIEGCHTSQFEQHARAVTGLPLGTTELRDPTVSANVLGDVEDRQPASVDGAADALATERLALHWYGKREVYRLRKMGHVTLVGAGDESRDDLLARVRGVRDGLTFGD; the protein is encoded by the coding sequence ATGACACGCAGTGCTCCCGGTACGACGCTCGGCGTCGTCGGCGGCGGCCAACTCGGCCGGATGCTGGCCGAGGCCGCCGCGCCGCTGGGTATCGACCTCGTCGTCTCCGACCCTACTCCCGACGCACCGGCCTCGCCCGTCGCGCGCGAGCAGGTCGTCGGCGACTTCGACGACCCGGAGACCATCCGCGCCGTCGCCGAACGCTCGGACTATCTCACCTTCGAGATAGAACTCGCCGACCCGGACGCGATGGAGCGAATCGCAGCGGAGACGGACACGCCGGTCCACCCCCATCCCGAGACGCTCCGGACGATTCAGGACAAGTTCGTCCAGAAGGAACGCCTCAGCGAGGCCGGCGTCCCCGTCCCTGCCTACCGGGCGGTCGACTCGGTCGCTGACCTCCGCGAGGCACTCGACGACCTCGGCTACCCGGCGATGCTCAAGGCCCGGGAAGGCGGCTACGACGGCCGCGGGAACGTCCCCGTCGAGTCGCCGGACGACGTCGACGCGGCGTTCGACGCCATCGAGGGCCCGGCGATGGTCGAGGAGTTCGTCGACTACGCGCGGGAACTCGCCGTCATCGGGTGCGTCGGCGACGGCGAGCGCGACACCTTCCCCGTCACCGAGACCATCCACCGCGAGGAGATACTCCGGGAGTCGGTCGCGCCTGCTCGGACCGACGAAGGCGTGCGCGAGCGCGCCCGAGAGGTTGCACTGGACGTCCTCGACGCGATGGACGGCCGGGGCGTCTACGGCATCGAACTGTTCGAGACGACCGGCGGCGAGATTCTCCTGAACGAAATCGCGCCGCGACCCCACAACTCCGGGCACTGGACCATCGAGGGCTGTCACACCTCCCAGTTCGAGCAACACGCCCGCGCCGTGACAGGGCTGCCGCTCGGGACCACCGAACTCAGGGACCCGACCGTCTCGGCGAACGTCCTCGGCGACGTCGAGGACCGTCAGCCGGCCAGCGTCGACGGCGCGGCCGACGCGCTCGCGACCGAGCGTCTGGCTCTGCACTGGTACGGCAAGCGCGAGGTCTACCGCCTGCGCAAGATGGGACACGTCACGCTCGTCGGTGCCGGGGACGAATCGCGTGACGACCTGCTGGCCCGTGTGCGGGGGGTCCGTGACGGCCTCACCTTCGGTGACTGA
- a CDS encoding flippase activity-associated protein Agl23: MPGPDDESPDEGSDDPGPADEVPAGDGRSSIPDGDGGPPTAADAPTTPTREPQSQPESPAWQRVDAAREYLASVDLVRAVAVITALAVLVRLVGLGARPMHFDESRVAYWSLHYIESGSLTYRPVVHGPFIQIVNAFTFATFGASDFLARLPVALAGGLLPATALLFREHLRKDETIVFALFLSANSILLYYSRFMRSDVLLAAFMFTAFALFVRYYDTRRVGLLYAAMVFVGMGFASKENAIVYVLTWLGATALLVDQGLYRPRTYRSGFAAAKDAVTDRLSVGYLKYYVGHGVGLAVVLVGVLVFFYADRGAGLAGLQRPPTAPSAGATGLYEALGQPLSFPGYAVDTLQGAADAALDHWGSPAGGEDESLVSTYLTNIGRDIDVLATHGVVVLVFGVIGFFWERYGRATSRNLVIFAGYIGIVSLLGYPLADDIGGAHWLHVHVLLPMAIPAAVGIARFARFGKTATENRDPIAGLVVGFILLLLVAQVGATAVGSSYVDTTSTDNTLAQYAQAEADARDAIDAINAIAGTENPDVLVYSEASFSDRPLVGNEPTLLTRPICLGTGWYSSLPLPWYVEKADANVTCENSTSALRDTVSQNPPPLLVTNTADDSVPKEQLNEQYVSRTFEWFKYGHQVTVWVREDRVDEVGWAVAT, encoded by the coding sequence ATGCCAGGCCCCGACGACGAGTCCCCGGACGAGGGGTCCGACGACCCCGGGCCGGCCGACGAGGTGCCCGCCGGGGACGGACGCTCCTCCATCCCCGACGGCGACGGGGGGCCGCCGACAGCGGCGGACGCCCCGACCACACCGACGCGGGAACCGCAGTCCCAACCGGAGTCGCCCGCGTGGCAGCGGGTCGACGCCGCCCGCGAGTACCTCGCCTCGGTAGACCTCGTCCGCGCCGTCGCAGTCATCACCGCGCTGGCCGTCCTGGTCCGCCTCGTCGGCCTCGGTGCCCGCCCGATGCACTTCGACGAGAGCCGGGTCGCCTACTGGTCGCTGCACTACATCGAGAGCGGGTCGCTGACCTACCGCCCGGTCGTCCACGGCCCGTTCATCCAGATTGTCAACGCCTTCACCTTCGCGACGTTCGGCGCGAGCGACTTCCTCGCGCGCCTGCCGGTCGCCCTGGCGGGCGGCCTGCTTCCGGCCACCGCCTTGCTCTTTCGCGAGCACCTGCGGAAGGACGAGACCATCGTCTTCGCCCTCTTTCTCTCGGCGAACTCGATTCTGCTGTACTACTCGCGGTTCATGCGCAGCGACGTGCTCCTGGCAGCGTTCATGTTCACGGCCTTCGCGCTATTTGTCCGCTACTACGACACCCGGCGGGTCGGCCTGCTGTACGCGGCGATGGTCTTCGTCGGGATGGGGTTTGCCTCGAAGGAGAACGCCATCGTCTACGTGCTGACGTGGCTCGGTGCCACGGCGCTTCTCGTCGACCAGGGGCTGTACCGCCCCCGGACCTACCGCAGCGGCTTCGCCGCGGCGAAAGACGCCGTCACCGACCGGCTGTCGGTCGGCTACCTCAAGTACTACGTCGGCCACGGCGTCGGTCTGGCGGTGGTGCTCGTCGGCGTCCTCGTCTTCTTCTACGCCGACCGCGGCGCGGGGCTGGCGGGTCTCCAGCGACCCCCGACGGCACCGTCCGCGGGCGCGACGGGACTGTACGAGGCGCTGGGGCAGCCACTGAGTTTCCCCGGCTACGCCGTCGACACGCTCCAGGGCGCGGCCGACGCCGCACTCGACCACTGGGGCAGTCCCGCGGGCGGCGAGGACGAGTCGCTCGTCAGCACCTACCTCACCAACATCGGCCGGGACATCGACGTGCTCGCCACGCACGGGGTCGTCGTCCTCGTCTTCGGCGTCATCGGCTTCTTCTGGGAGCGCTACGGCCGTGCCACCTCGCGCAACCTCGTGATATTCGCCGGCTACATCGGCATCGTCTCGCTGCTCGGCTACCCGCTGGCCGACGACATCGGCGGCGCACACTGGCTCCACGTCCACGTGCTCCTCCCGATGGCGATTCCCGCCGCGGTCGGCATCGCCCGTTTCGCCCGCTTTGGCAAGACAGCCACCGAGAACCGCGACCCGATAGCCGGTCTCGTCGTCGGGTTCATCCTCCTCCTGCTGGTCGCGCAGGTCGGCGCGACGGCGGTCGGCAGTTCCTACGTCGACACCACCTCCACCGACAACACGCTCGCCCAGTACGCACAGGCGGAGGCCGACGCACGGGACGCAATCGACGCCATCAACGCCATCGCGGGCACGGAGAATCCGGACGTCCTCGTCTACTCCGAGGCGTCGTTCTCCGACCGGCCGCTGGTCGGCAACGAACCGACGTTATTGACGCGCCCGATATGTCTCGGGACCGGGTGGTACTCCAGCCTGCCGCTGCCGTGGTACGTCGAGAAGGCCGACGCGAACGTCACCTGCGAGAACTCCACGTCCGCGCTGCGTGACACCGTCTCGCAGAACCCGCCGCCGCTGCTCGTCACCAACACCGCAGACGACTCGGTCCCGAAAGAGCAGTTGAACGAGCAGTACGTCTCCCGGACCTTCGAGTGGTTCAAGTACGGCCACCAGGTGACGGTCTGGGTCCGCGAGGACCGGGTGGACGAGGTGGGCTGGGCGGTGGCGACATGA
- the ribH gene encoding 6,7-dimethyl-8-ribityllumazine synthase, with the protein MVQLGLVVAQFNKERPLTQEMADLAREAAQDRGADIVETVEVPGSYDTPLAADRLARRDDVDAVTVIGAIVTGDTDHDQVIADAAAQGLTEVSLDRDTPVTLGITGPGMSQDEADARVDYGATAVDSAIDLVHELES; encoded by the coding sequence ATGGTGCAGCTCGGGCTGGTCGTCGCCCAGTTCAACAAGGAACGACCACTCACACAGGAGATGGCGGACCTGGCACGCGAGGCCGCCCAGGACCGCGGTGCCGACATCGTCGAGACCGTCGAGGTGCCGGGGTCGTACGACACCCCGCTGGCGGCCGACCGCCTGGCGCGCCGCGACGACGTCGACGCGGTGACCGTCATCGGTGCCATCGTGACGGGCGACACCGACCACGACCAGGTCATCGCCGACGCCGCGGCGCAGGGGCTGACGGAGGTCAGCCTCGACCGCGACACGCCGGTGACGCTGGGCATCACCGGTCCGGGCATGAGCCAGGACGAGGCCGACGCGCGGGTGGACTACGGTGCGACGGCCGTGGACAGTGCGATAGACTTGGTACACGAACTCGAATCATGA
- a CDS encoding pyridoxal phosphate-dependent aminotransferase produces MTDLDFTDRVERVEPSATLAISNKAAELEADGVDVVDLSVGEPDFDTPQNIKESAERALEAGKTGYTPSQGIPELREAIAQKLQTESGLTQYGPENVMVTPGGKQALFEVFQTLIDDGDEVVLLDPAWVSYEAMVKLAGGSLKRVDTAQYDFRLEDALGDLRGAVTSDTEMLVINTPGNPHGAVYSEAALQGVRDIAVNHDVTVISDEIYEKIVYDGVSYTSLGTLEGMRDRTITVNGFSKAYAMTGWRLGYFAGPEELIEQAGKIHSHSVSCAVNFVQHAGIEALRNTDEAVEEMRQAFQERRDMLVDLFAEYGKDVATPQGAFYMMLPVDEDDQSWCEEAIEEAHVATVPGSAFGTPGYARISYANSKERLREAVERLDDGDLL; encoded by the coding sequence ATGACAGACCTCGACTTCACCGACCGCGTAGAACGCGTCGAACCGTCCGCCACGCTGGCGATTAGCAACAAGGCAGCCGAACTCGAAGCCGACGGCGTCGACGTCGTCGACCTCAGCGTCGGCGAACCCGACTTCGACACGCCACAGAACATCAAGGAGTCCGCCGAGCGCGCGCTGGAAGCCGGCAAGACCGGATACACGCCCTCGCAGGGCATCCCGGAACTCCGCGAGGCAATCGCTCAGAAGCTCCAGACGGAGAGCGGCCTCACGCAGTATGGCCCCGAGAACGTGATGGTCACCCCCGGCGGCAAGCAGGCGCTGTTCGAGGTGTTCCAGACGCTCATCGACGACGGCGACGAAGTCGTCCTGCTGGACCCCGCGTGGGTCTCCTACGAGGCGATGGTCAAACTCGCCGGCGGGAGCTTGAAGCGCGTCGACACCGCCCAGTACGACTTCCGGCTGGAGGACGCGCTGGGCGACCTCCGCGGCGCGGTGACGAGCGACACCGAAATGCTGGTCATCAACACACCGGGCAACCCCCACGGCGCAGTCTACTCGGAAGCGGCACTCCAGGGCGTCCGCGACATCGCCGTCAACCACGACGTGACGGTCATCTCCGACGAGATATACGAGAAAATCGTCTACGACGGCGTCTCCTACACCAGCCTCGGCACGCTGGAGGGGATGCGCGACCGGACCATCACGGTCAACGGCTTCTCGAAGGCCTACGCGATGACCGGCTGGCGGCTCGGGTACTTCGCCGGCCCGGAGGAACTCATCGAGCAGGCCGGCAAGATCCACAGCCACTCCGTCTCCTGTGCCGTCAACTTCGTCCAGCACGCCGGCATCGAGGCGCTGCGCAACACCGACGAGGCCGTCGAGGAGATGCGCCAGGCCTTCCAGGAACGCCGCGACATGCTCGTCGACCTCTTCGCCGAGTACGGGAAAGACGTCGCCACGCCGCAGGGCGCCTTCTACATGATGCTCCCCGTCGACGAGGACGACCAGAGCTGGTGCGAGGAGGCCATCGAGGAGGCACACGTCGCGACCGTTCCCGGCAGCGCGTTCGGCACGCCGGGGTACGCACGCATCTCCTACGCCAACAGCAAGGAGCGACTCCGGGAGGCCGTCGAGCGACTGGACGACGGCGACCTGCTCTGA